In the Oscillospiraceae bacterium genome, ATTTCCGGCTCCGGCGTGTTCCAAATCTGGCTGGCCAGCGTTTCAAGCGCCTGGCCAATGACGGCATCGCTTTTATCAGTGCCCATGCCTACGGCGTGCAGGCGGCCGGGATAGCTGGCGTAGACGGCCTGCCACATGGCTTTGGCATCATCGCGGTCAGCCTTGGGCAGTACGGCCAGGTAGCGGTCCAGGCTGGCGGCCGCGCCGGTCTGTAAGTAGTTGTCCAGCAGCGCACCGGCGGCGGGGCCGTAGGGGACGGCCACCACGCTGACGCCCTGGGATTGCAAAGAGGTGATGAGGTTTTGCTGCACCTCGGCCGCGCGGGTATCCTCCAGCCCGGCCAGGAACAGCCGGTAATCGGCGTTGCCAAAGTCGGAGCTGTCCAGCGGGTAACTCAGATCGACGGTGTGCAGGTTGGATTTGAGATAGTCAGCCGTGGGGTCGGACGCCTTCACAGCGGTCTCAGGTGTGGCGGTGTCGGCCAGGCCCTCGGCCTCCTGTGCGGCGGTCTCCGGCGTGGCGGCAATGACCTCCTCGGAGCTCTTATCATTGTACAAAAAGTCTTGCAGGGCGGTGGTATTTACGTACCAGTCCGGGTCGTACATCAGGCGGTCGTCCATACCGGTGCGTACGCCGTAGGTGCCCTGCAGGGGCATGGAAAGCTGCTCTACATCGCAGCCCAAAAAGCTCGGCAGCTGCACCAGCAGCGCGGCGATCTCGGTTTTGGTAAAGTTGGTCTGTACCAGGGGCAGCATGGTGTTCAGCAGGTTATCCAGATCGGTGACGCTGGCGTTCTGGATCTGATCCAGAACGGCCTGGATAACGGTGCGCTGGCGCTCGATACGGTGCCAGTCGTTGTCGATCTTGCGCAGGCGGGCGTACTGCAGGGCGGTGTAGCCGTCGAAGTGGTTGAGGCCCGGGTCCAGGTGGTTGACGATGAGCATCGAGTTGGAGGGCACTTCCCAGTTCAGGGCCTTGGCTTCCATCTCAGTGATGTCGATGTCCACGCCGCCCACGGCGTCCACGATCTGCACGAAGGAGTTGAAGTTGATGCGGACATAGTGGTCCACCTGCACGTTGAAGCAATCCTCCACGGTGTCCATGGTCAGCTTGGCACCGCCGTAGCGGAAGGTGTGGGTGATCCAGTCATACTCGCCCTCGTAGCCGTCCAGCAGGATGGGCACGCCGAGGCCGCGCTCGATGGAGACCAGGCGGATGGCGTGGTCCTTGATGTCCAGCGAGACCAGAATCAGGCTGTCGGCGCGGGCGTCCTCACTGAACTCGGTGGTGTCCTTGGTGCCGTCCAGCTGGTTCAGGTGGGTGAAGGCGTCGGCATCGTTGACGGCCTCGGTGCGCTCGTCGGTGCCGATGAGCAGGATGTTCAGCACATCGTCGTCGGCAAAGGGGCTGCCCTCGGGCATGGTCATCTCGTCGTCGCTATGTACCAGACCGGACCCGTCCAGGTCCTGATCCTCGTCCGCATCAATGGTGCCCATCGAGTCAACGCTGCCGTCGTTGTAGTGCAGCAGGTCCAGCTTGCCGTTGACGTACAGCGTTGCCAGCCCAGCCAGCGCCGCCAGCACGATGACAACGACCAGCAGGATCTTGCCCCAGAGGGGCAGCTTCTTTTTGGCGGCCGTGGCGGTCGCAGTGGTTTCGGTTGCTTCATTCTTATTTTCAGTCACGTTCATATACTTCCCTTTTGTAAGCGCCGCCGCGCAGCGCGAAGATCACATGCGTAGTAGAGAAATGCCAGCCCGGCAAAGACGGTAAGCCCCAAAGCACGCCAGGTAAACCAGCCGTGCTGGATGCTGTGGGTGCGCAGCAGCGCAAACCATGCGGGGGTCATGCAGGTGGTAAGCGCCAACGGTAAGGCACGCACCAGCGCAGTTTTGCTGCGGATGGAGAGGATGAACAGGGCAATCAGCACCGCCAGCACCGCGAGAGCGGGCCAGAAGAGATGATGGCTGTTTAACGTATCGTATAAAAAGCCAAAAATATTACGCCATGTCAATTCCATGCCGTGCCAGGTATCGGCGGTGGTGCGCACCTCGGCCTGGTGCAGGGCATCAGCCAGTACGTTATTGCCAGTGACGGCCCCGGCCAGCGCCCATTTGCCGGCCCAGCATAAAGCGTAACCGGTGCCCCAGCACAGGCTGCCGCCCACGGCCAAGGCGCACTGCGGCACGCCGCCTCGCAGGCGCTGCTGGGGTTCCAGCAGCCAGCAGGTCAGCGGCAGACCTAAGGTGATGATGGGCGTGACCAGCAGGTCGCAGAAAGCTGTCGCCGTGCCCAGCACCAGCAGCCCTAAGCACAGCACATCGCTGCGGCGGGGCTTGGCCAGCACCCAGGCGCAGCCCGCGTAGGCAATCATAAAGCAGGTGAAATACTGCACCTGATGGGGCACGAACCATACACTCACCGCCAACTGGCTGACGGCAAACCACACGGCGGCCCGCAGCCCGCAGCGGCGGCGCAGCTGCACCAGCACCACGGCCAGCAGCGCAAACAGCACGATATACTGTACAATACGAACACCCGTGTAGGGCATAAGCAGCAGCAAAGGCCGCAGCCAGATGAGATACCCGTGCCAGTACCGCGCGTAGGAGAACGGCTCCAGCGCGGGGGCATCGGTACGCTGGGCGCCGGTGGACCAATCCTTTTCTATGTACCAGGCCAGGTCGTCGGCCAGGGTCTCGAAGTTATCCACATTGTAGGCCGTGTTGGTCATCATGGCCTGCAGGGGCGGCAGCTCGTCGGCGCTGGCGGCCTCAAACAGCATCAGTGTGTCGGTGTAGTTGTCCATCTGAAAGAGCTTGAAGCCCAGATATTCCGGGTACAGCCCCTCGTTTTGGATCGTCCGGGCGGAGTCGTAGACATGCTGCCGCACCCGTTCCCCCGGCAGGGCGTAGGCAGCCAGCAGCAGCACAAACAGTATGGCCAGCGTACCGGCAAAGGCGGCCAGTGCCCGCAGGGCAAAGGGACGTTTTTGTTTTTGCGTGCTCACGGCACACCTCCCCATTAAAAAGTACCCCCCTATTATATGCTAAATAGCGACAGCTTTCAACCGGATGAATGTGAAATCCATTTGAATTTTGCCGTGCTATACGGCGTCGGTCTGGCGGGAAACCGACAGTACAATGCCCATTTCCCCCAGCAGCATCATCAGGCTGGTGCCGCCGGAGGAAAAAAATGGCAGGCTGATGCCGGTGTTGGGGATGGTGTTGGTGACGACGGCAATGTTTAAGATGGCCTGCAAGACAACCTGCACCACGAACCCCACGGCCAGGAGTGCCCCGAATTTATCCCGCGCACGGATGGCGATGGACATGCCCCGCAGCAGCAGCGCTAGAAAAAGCGCTACGGCCAGCGCCGCGCCGATAAAGCCCAGCTCCTCGCATAGAATCGAGAAGATAAAATCATTCTGCGGCTCGGGCACATAGAGGTACTTTTGGCGGCTGTTGCCCAGCCCCAGCCCGGCCAGCCCGCCGGAGGCAATGGCGTAGAGGCTTTGGATGGTCTGGTGCCCTTCCCCCAGTGGGTCGGCAAAGGGGTCGCGCCAGGAGGCCAGGCGGTCGGTGGCATAGGGCACCAGTTCCGGCAGGGCAAGCACCGCCGCCGCGATGGCCCCTGCCCCCAGGCCGCCCGCCAGCCCAAACCACTGCAGCCCGGTGCCGCCCACAAACATCAGCACTGCGCCGATGGATAAGATCAGCAGCGTACCCGAAAGGTGCGGCTCCAGCAGCATCAGCACCGTCACCACGCCTAAAATCAGCCCGAAGGGCAGCACGCCCCCGGCAAAGCTGTGCATGCGGTCGTGATTCAGCGAGATGATGTGGGAAAACACCAGCACCACGGCAAATTTGGCAATCTCACTGGGCTGCAGGGTGCCTAAGCCCGGCAGTACGATCCACCGTTTGCAGCCGTTGTACTCCGGCATAAACAGCACAACGACGAGCAAAATCAGCGACAGCCCCATAACAGGCCAGGCCAGTTTGTGCCACACATGGTAATCCACCAGGCTGGCGGCGTACATGGCCGCTGCGCCCAGCGCCGCAAACAATAGCTGCGGGCGGATGTAGGTGTAGGCGTCGCCGCGGCGATAGAGCGCCACTGCGTACCCGGCCGAGAAGAGCATAATCAGCCCATAGCTCAGCAGCGCCAGCAAAACGACGAGGAACGGTACATCCAGGCTGGGCTGTTCCCGCAGGCGGGTGCGCAGGGCGGCAGGGTCAAAGAAAGAAGCGGTCATACAAAATCCCCCCGCGTCCAGTATACGCAGGGGGAAAACAGGCTATGCAGTTTGTGGTTTACACAAGGCCGAAATGGCGCAGGGCCTTGGCGATGCCCTCCTTATCAATATCCGTCGTCACATAGTCGGCGGCGGC is a window encoding:
- a CDS encoding LCP family protein, which gives rise to MNVTENKNEATETTATATAAKKKLPLWGKILLVVVIVLAALAGLATLYVNGKLDLLHYNDGSVDSMGTIDADEDQDLDGSGLVHSDDEMTMPEGSPFADDDVLNILLIGTDERTEAVNDADAFTHLNQLDGTKDTTEFSEDARADSLILVSLDIKDHAIRLVSIERGLGVPILLDGYEGEYDWITHTFRYGGAKLTMDTVEDCFNVQVDHYVRINFNSFVQIVDAVGGVDIDITEMEAKALNWEVPSNSMLIVNHLDPGLNHFDGYTALQYARLRKIDNDWHRIERQRTVIQAVLDQIQNASVTDLDNLLNTMLPLVQTNFTKTEIAALLVQLPSFLGCDVEQLSMPLQGTYGVRTGMDDRLMYDPDWYVNTTALQDFLYNDKSSEEVIAATPETAAQEAEGLADTATPETAVKASDPTADYLKSNLHTVDLSYPLDSSDFGNADYRLFLAGLEDTRAAEVQQNLITSLQSQGVSVVAVPYGPAAGALLDNYLQTGAAASLDRYLAVLPKADRDDAKAMWQAVYASYPGRLHAVGMGTDKSDAVIGQALETLASQIWNTPEPEITEAISAIKTGTARESAYWFKTAMQKYPRQMQRYFGDQYILVYRLYQGMMGSINADEGAGLLAYDLQQALKAYPDAKILAFTGVDDLLPVDGTLAARMQEVLAKSDEQLCPIVSLCGEWEYDGTFAPSDAALWDADSFADWLGKSAVPGKDLLLALDGEDSPFAASAAFMENTDTPAGEWAAKLLILHDKVDDTTTNTEEDTDS
- a CDS encoding FtsW/RodA/SpoVE family cell cycle protein, which translates into the protein MTASFFDPAALRTRLREQPSLDVPFLVVLLALLSYGLIMLFSAGYAVALYRRGDAYTYIRPQLLFAALGAAAMYAASLVDYHVWHKLAWPVMGLSLILLVVVLFMPEYNGCKRWIVLPGLGTLQPSEIAKFAVVLVFSHIISLNHDRMHSFAGGVLPFGLILGVVTVLMLLEPHLSGTLLILSIGAVLMFVGGTGLQWFGLAGGLGAGAIAAAVLALPELVPYATDRLASWRDPFADPLGEGHQTIQSLYAIASGGLAGLGLGNSRQKYLYVPEPQNDFIFSILCEELGFIGAALAVALFLALLLRGMSIAIRARDKFGALLAVGFVVQVVLQAILNIAVVTNTIPNTGISLPFFSSGGTSLMMLLGEMGIVLSVSRQTDAV